A section of the Dehalobacter sp. DCM genome encodes:
- the hypB gene encoding hydrogenase nickel incorporation protein HypB: MLTPALDELDLENLDLVFIENIGNLVCPAEFDTGADLKTMILSVPEGDDKVLKYPLIFSVCDVMLVNKVDYLEGSDFDKEALYRRVQRLNPEMKIFEVSCKTGQGLDEWCNWLVDKVQTKIKK; this comes from the coding sequence ATGCTTACTCCAGCGCTGGACGAACTCGATTTGGAAAATCTGGATTTAGTGTTTATTGAAAATATCGGCAATCTCGTTTGCCCAGCAGAATTTGATACTGGTGCAGATTTGAAGACCATGATTCTAAGTGTTCCGGAGGGGGATGACAAAGTACTGAAGTACCCCCTGATTTTTTCAGTGTGTGATGTTATGCTAGTCAATAAAGTAGACTACCTTGAGGGCTCTGATTTTGATAAGGAAGCTCTGTACAGACGAGTACAGAGGCTAAATCCTGAAATGAAAATATTCGAAGTTTCTTGCAAAACAGGGCAAGGTTTGGATGAATGGTGTAACTGGTTAGTCGATAAGGTTCAAACAAAAATAAAAAAATAA
- the hypA gene encoding hydrogenase maturation nickel metallochaperone HypA, producing the protein MHELAVSKSILSLVLKNAEQKKANKVLAIYLAIGEMRKLEQDWLQRYFDYISKGTIAEGVHIEVKKVPVVFECKLCGKEFSVNLHEDKKLLCPFCDGFEYTLLSGRELLVEKMEVR; encoded by the coding sequence ATGCACGAATTAGCTGTGTCCAAAAGTATTCTTAGCTTGGTGTTAAAGAACGCGGAACAGAAAAAGGCAAATAAAGTTTTGGCTATCTATCTTGCTATAGGGGAAATGCGCAAACTTGAGCAGGATTGGCTTCAGCGTTATTTCGATTATATTAGTAAAGGTACCATAGCAGAAGGCGTGCACATTGAGGTTAAAAAGGTTCCGGTCGTGTTTGAATGTAAGTTATGTGGCAAAGAATTTTCAGTGAATCTACATGAAGATAAAAAACTCCTATGTCCGTTTTGCGACGGTTTTGAATATACCCTTCTTTCTGGACGAGAATTACTTGTGGAAAAGATGGAGGTAAGATAA